The Dreissena polymorpha isolate Duluth1 chromosome 10, UMN_Dpol_1.0, whole genome shotgun sequence genome includes a region encoding these proteins:
- the LOC127849206 gene encoding uncharacterized protein LOC127849206, producing the protein MQPTDLQGLSVELETVLGEIKSLQISQELSVQALLRTYKEHGAVMIEQMRGNLNFNIDDIDECGNSYVSTSGGHEQYLKEEMCWSVLFILNEFDNITVKELNEMRDEVISIKGSITSSIHKCTSLHNDLSHFHEFVQKIGDNKELCLIASIKCKHIIQQALTLLGKSGKVFNVQSITKHNVRIPSDKDVCNISGICVLPDGQVLVVDWINKNVKLLNQQYQVVSHWDVNAYPQAICLVTPSEVAVAVNYSNIGEVQFITVNQGKLVLGRKFQLQHQCRDIAHHQGDLFVTSGKELSKYMLNGKLICRLYQDRSTDTTDPALGGPRGLHVTPAGQVLVCGYLPYSVLQVGWEGESKLSTLATHKDGLWYPWSICYSSSTSSIIVGQQWNDILVFRVE; encoded by the exons ATGCAGCCCACAGACCTACAGGgactgtcagtggagctggaaactgttcTGGGAGAAATCAAAAGCCTTCAGATCAGTCAGGAGCTCAGTGTTCAGGCATTGCTAAGAACATATAAGGAACATGGGGCAGTCATGATAGAACAAATGCGTggcaatttaaattttaatatagatGATATAGATGAGTGTGGTAATAGTTATGTGAGTACATCGGGCGGacatgagcaatatttaaaagaagagatgtgttgGAGTGTTCTTTTTAtcttgaatgaatttgataatattactgtgaaGGAACTAAACGAGATGagagatgaagttataagcataaaagggtcaattacaagttctattcataaatgcaccagtcttcacaatgacttgtcacatttCCATGAATTTGTTCAGAAAATcggagataataaggagctctgccttatagccagcataaaatgtaagcatataatacagcaggcattaactctgctaggaaagtcaggcaaggtgttTAATGTCCAGAGTATTACTAAGCataatgtgagaataccaagtgataaaGATGTATGTAATATCAGTGGCATATGTGTTCTTCCCGATGGTCAGGTACTGGTTGTAGACTGGATAAATAAGaatgtcaagctgctgaaccagcaataccaggtggtgagtcactgggatgtgaaTGCTTATCCACAGGCCATATGTTTggtcacacccagtgaggttgcagtggctgtgaattATAGCaacataggtgaggtccagtttatcactgtcaaccaaGGAAAGCTTGTTCttggcaggaagtttcagttacaacatcaATGTAGAGATATCGCCCATCACCAAGGAGATCTTTTTGTCACCTCTGGTAAAGAACTGTCCAAATACATGCTGaatggcaaactgatctgcagactcTACCAAGATAGATCAACTGATactacag acccagcactaggtGGCCCacgtggtctacatgtgacccctgcaggccaggtgctggtctgtggataccTGCCCTActctgtactacaggtgggctgggagggagagagtaagctgtCCACTCTGGCTACTCACAAGGATGGATTATGGTACCCATGGTCAATCTGCTACAGCAGCTCCAcgtcatccatcattgtgggacagcaGTGGAAcgacatcctggtgttcagagtggaatag